The Henckelia pumila isolate YLH828 chromosome 2, ASM3356847v2, whole genome shotgun sequence genome includes a window with the following:
- the LOC140882973 gene encoding transcription factor PERIANTHIA-like isoform X3 encodes MLRLDVAFENPTSDLTSYDIPIISMPNSPFFFRSDESCRIERCFPNLGDLAIYDFPHGGAVNSSISSLVDNGDDGRAKKVSVVSDGSQFGGPNHSSGSAGMRLSVGTGHFTLQKGCLTVVAGDDGGCCLAVTNGQLDNLTFSGVSQENLLISESKEITKDRKAIRRLTQNREAARRSRQRQKAYVRQLENCNLRLSQLQQELQSTRKQAILGVSSDHGRSSFGNGDVKFDMDYARWFDEHQRLTNSLRSTVNSNGDDTELRLLIDGVMSHYEELFMLKRVGARLDVFHILSGMWKTPAERYLMWLGGFRSSNILKAADQTIGGTTICGYL; translated from the exons ATGCTTCGTCTCGATGTAGCTTTCGAAAACCCTACTTCTGACCTCACCAGTTACGATATACCTATAATTTCGATGCCCAACTCACCTTTCTTTTTCAG AAGTGATGAAAGTTGTCGGATTGAAAGATGCTTTCCAAATCTTGGAGACCTCGCGATATATGATTTTCCTCATGGAGGTGCTGTCAATTCAAGCATATCTA GTTTGGTAGATAATGGTGATGATGGGAGGGCAAAAAAGGTTTCTGTTGTGTCCGATGGCTCCCAATTTGGCGGGCCTAACCAT AGTTCTGGTTCAGCTGGGATGAGATTAAGCGTTGGCACGGGACATTTCACTCTGCAGAAAGGATGTTTAACGGTAGTCGCCGGGGACGACGGTGGCTGTTGTTTGGCGGTGACAAATGGGCAACTGGACAATTTAACG TTTAGTGGCGTTAGTCAAGAAAATTTGTTGATTTCAGAATCGAAGGAAATCACTAAAGACCGGAAG GCAATTCGTAGACTCACGCAGAATCGTGAAGCTGCAAGAAGAAGCCGACAACGACAAAAG GCATACGTTCGACAGCTCGAGAACTGTAACCTAAGGCTATCACAATTACAACAGGAGCTCCAGAGTACACGGAAgcag GCAATTTTGGGAGTTTCAAGTGATCATGGTCGCTCTTCATTTGGAAATG GGGATGTGAAATTTGACATGGACTATGCACGCTGGTTTGATGAACATCAACGACTAACGAATAGCTTGAGATCAACTGTAAATTCAAATGGTGATGATACAGAATTGCGACTTCTCATTGATGGAGTCATGTCCCATTATGAAGAATTGTTTATGCTTAAGAGGGTAGGTGCAAGACTAGACGTATTTCACATACTCTCTGGCATGTGGAAGACTCCAGCAGAAAGATATCTCATGTGGTTAGGGGGGTTTCGATCCTCTAACATCCTCAAG GCAGCAGATCAAACCATTGGTGGAACAACAATTTGTGGATATCTGTAA
- the LOC140882973 gene encoding transcription factor TGA2.3-like isoform X1, with protein sequence MLRLDVAFENPTSDLTSYDIPIISMPNSPFFFRSDESCRIERCFPNLGDLAIYDFPHGGAVNSSISSLVDNGDDGRAKKVSVVSDGSQFGGPNHSSGSAGMRLSVGTGHFTLQKGCLTVVAGDDGGCCLAVTNGQLDNLTFSGVSQENLLISESKEITKDRKAIRRLTQNREAARRSRQRQKAYVRQLENCNLRLSQLQQELQSTRKQAILGVSSDHGRSSFGNGDVKFDMDYARWFDEHQRLTNSLRSTVNSNGDDTELRLLIDGVMSHYEELFMLKRVGARLDVFHILSGMWKTPAERYLMWLGGFRSSNILKIIRQQIKPLVEQQFVDICNLQQCCQEAEDALSQGVEALQQSVAGTLFSHSLDSCTSAKIADYMGQMSTAMTNLASLEDFLYQADMLRQQTLQQLLQILTIRQAARALIVISDYKCNLRALNSLWIARPKE encoded by the exons ATGCTTCGTCTCGATGTAGCTTTCGAAAACCCTACTTCTGACCTCACCAGTTACGATATACCTATAATTTCGATGCCCAACTCACCTTTCTTTTTCAG AAGTGATGAAAGTTGTCGGATTGAAAGATGCTTTCCAAATCTTGGAGACCTCGCGATATATGATTTTCCTCATGGAGGTGCTGTCAATTCAAGCATATCTA GTTTGGTAGATAATGGTGATGATGGGAGGGCAAAAAAGGTTTCTGTTGTGTCCGATGGCTCCCAATTTGGCGGGCCTAACCAT AGTTCTGGTTCAGCTGGGATGAGATTAAGCGTTGGCACGGGACATTTCACTCTGCAGAAAGGATGTTTAACGGTAGTCGCCGGGGACGACGGTGGCTGTTGTTTGGCGGTGACAAATGGGCAACTGGACAATTTAACG TTTAGTGGCGTTAGTCAAGAAAATTTGTTGATTTCAGAATCGAAGGAAATCACTAAAGACCGGAAG GCAATTCGTAGACTCACGCAGAATCGTGAAGCTGCAAGAAGAAGCCGACAACGACAAAAG GCATACGTTCGACAGCTCGAGAACTGTAACCTAAGGCTATCACAATTACAACAGGAGCTCCAGAGTACACGGAAgcag GCAATTTTGGGAGTTTCAAGTGATCATGGTCGCTCTTCATTTGGAAATG GGGATGTGAAATTTGACATGGACTATGCACGCTGGTTTGATGAACATCAACGACTAACGAATAGCTTGAGATCAACTGTAAATTCAAATGGTGATGATACAGAATTGCGACTTCTCATTGATGGAGTCATGTCCCATTATGAAGAATTGTTTATGCTTAAGAGGGTAGGTGCAAGACTAGACGTATTTCACATACTCTCTGGCATGTGGAAGACTCCAGCAGAAAGATATCTCATGTGGTTAGGGGGGTTTCGATCCTCTAACATCCTCAAG ATAATTAGGCAGCAGATCAAACCATTGGTGGAACAACAATTTGTGGATATCTGTAACCTACAACAGTGCTGCCAAGAGGCTGAGGATGCCTTGTCCCAAGGAGTGGAAGCTTTGCAGCAATCAGTCGCAGGGACGCTTTTCTCGCACTCGCTGGATTCTTGTACTTCTGCTAAAATCGCAGACTACATGGGGCAGATGTCTACTGCAATGACCAATCTTGCTTCCCTTGAAGATTTCCTCTATCAG GCTGACATGTTGAGACAGCAAACATTGCAACAACTATTGCAAATCCTGACTATTCGACAAGCTGCTCGTGCTCTTATTGTGATAAGCGATTACAAGTGTAATCTCCGAGCTCTGAATTCATTGTGGATTGCACGACCCAAAGAGTGA
- the LOC140882973 gene encoding transcription factor TGA2.3-like isoform X2 has product MLRLDVAFENPTSDLTSYDIPIISMPNSPFFFSDESCRIERCFPNLGDLAIYDFPHGGAVNSSISSLVDNGDDGRAKKVSVVSDGSQFGGPNHSSGSAGMRLSVGTGHFTLQKGCLTVVAGDDGGCCLAVTNGQLDNLTFSGVSQENLLISESKEITKDRKAIRRLTQNREAARRSRQRQKAYVRQLENCNLRLSQLQQELQSTRKQAILGVSSDHGRSSFGNGDVKFDMDYARWFDEHQRLTNSLRSTVNSNGDDTELRLLIDGVMSHYEELFMLKRVGARLDVFHILSGMWKTPAERYLMWLGGFRSSNILKIIRQQIKPLVEQQFVDICNLQQCCQEAEDALSQGVEALQQSVAGTLFSHSLDSCTSAKIADYMGQMSTAMTNLASLEDFLYQADMLRQQTLQQLLQILTIRQAARALIVISDYKCNLRALNSLWIARPKE; this is encoded by the exons ATGCTTCGTCTCGATGTAGCTTTCGAAAACCCTACTTCTGACCTCACCAGTTACGATATACCTATAATTTCGATGCCCAACTCACCTTTCTTTTTCAG TGATGAAAGTTGTCGGATTGAAAGATGCTTTCCAAATCTTGGAGACCTCGCGATATATGATTTTCCTCATGGAGGTGCTGTCAATTCAAGCATATCTA GTTTGGTAGATAATGGTGATGATGGGAGGGCAAAAAAGGTTTCTGTTGTGTCCGATGGCTCCCAATTTGGCGGGCCTAACCAT AGTTCTGGTTCAGCTGGGATGAGATTAAGCGTTGGCACGGGACATTTCACTCTGCAGAAAGGATGTTTAACGGTAGTCGCCGGGGACGACGGTGGCTGTTGTTTGGCGGTGACAAATGGGCAACTGGACAATTTAACG TTTAGTGGCGTTAGTCAAGAAAATTTGTTGATTTCAGAATCGAAGGAAATCACTAAAGACCGGAAG GCAATTCGTAGACTCACGCAGAATCGTGAAGCTGCAAGAAGAAGCCGACAACGACAAAAG GCATACGTTCGACAGCTCGAGAACTGTAACCTAAGGCTATCACAATTACAACAGGAGCTCCAGAGTACACGGAAgcag GCAATTTTGGGAGTTTCAAGTGATCATGGTCGCTCTTCATTTGGAAATG GGGATGTGAAATTTGACATGGACTATGCACGCTGGTTTGATGAACATCAACGACTAACGAATAGCTTGAGATCAACTGTAAATTCAAATGGTGATGATACAGAATTGCGACTTCTCATTGATGGAGTCATGTCCCATTATGAAGAATTGTTTATGCTTAAGAGGGTAGGTGCAAGACTAGACGTATTTCACATACTCTCTGGCATGTGGAAGACTCCAGCAGAAAGATATCTCATGTGGTTAGGGGGGTTTCGATCCTCTAACATCCTCAAG ATAATTAGGCAGCAGATCAAACCATTGGTGGAACAACAATTTGTGGATATCTGTAACCTACAACAGTGCTGCCAAGAGGCTGAGGATGCCTTGTCCCAAGGAGTGGAAGCTTTGCAGCAATCAGTCGCAGGGACGCTTTTCTCGCACTCGCTGGATTCTTGTACTTCTGCTAAAATCGCAGACTACATGGGGCAGATGTCTACTGCAATGACCAATCTTGCTTCCCTTGAAGATTTCCTCTATCAG GCTGACATGTTGAGACAGCAAACATTGCAACAACTATTGCAAATCCTGACTATTCGACAAGCTGCTCGTGCTCTTATTGTGATAAGCGATTACAAGTGTAATCTCCGAGCTCTGAATTCATTGTGGATTGCACGACCCAAAGAGTGA
- the LOC140885187 gene encoding homologous-pairing protein 2 homolog, producing MAPKSDNAEGIVLNFVNEQNRPLNSQNVADSLQKFNLKKAAIQKTLDALADGGKISFKEYGKQKIYLARQDQFDIPNNEELNQMKEDNSKLQELLTEQKKAVAEVEGEIKVLQSNLTMEEIQAKKAKLLNEVNHMEEKLIKLRQGVTLVSPEESQHVEKNYTDMINQWRRRKRMFKDVWDAITESSPKNLKEFKEELGIEYDEDVGVSLQSFGDIKQSGKKRTRCN from the exons ATGGCTCCCAAATCGGATAACGCCGAAG GAATCGTGCTCAACTTCGTAAATGAG CAAAATAGGCCTCTCAATTCCCAAAATGTGGCTGATTCTTTGCAAAAGTTTAATCTCAAAAAAGCTGCAATTCAAAAGACTTTGGATGCGCTTGCCGATGGCGGGAAAATATCATTCAAAGAGTATGGGAAGCAGAAAATATACCTTGCTAGGCAAGACCAGTTTGATATTCCAAACAATGAAGAGCTTAATCAGATGAAAGAAGATAATTCCAAACTGCAAGAGCTGCTCACCGAACAGAAGAAAGCTGTTGCTGAGGTTGAGGGAG AAATCAAAGTACTGCAGTCAAATTTAACAATGGAAGAGATTCAAGCCAAAAAAGCCAAATTGTTAAACGAG GTAAATCACATGGAAGAGAAATTGATAAAGTTGAGGCAAGGAGTTACACTGGTTAGCCCAGAAGAGAGCCAGCATGTGGAGAAAAATTATACTGATATGATAAATCAATGGAGAAGACGCAAGAGGATGTTTAAAGATGTATGGGATGCAATAACTGAGAGTTCCCCCAAGAATCTTAAAGAGTTCAAG GAGGAACTAGGAATTGAGTATGATGAAGATGTTGGTGTGAGCTTACAGTCCTTCGGTGACATTAAGCAAAGCGGAAAGAAACGAACCAGATGCAATTGa
- the LOC140884581 gene encoding dihydrolipoyllysine-residue acetyltransferase component 4 of pyruvate dehydrogenase complex, chloroplastic-like, with the protein MASLLRTPSLSFSTSLSSTTPLIRPPAFFLKPCCSSHVPHIHAKIREIFMPALSSTMTEGKIVSWIKSEGDVLSKGESVVVVESDKADMDVETFYDGILAAIVIDEGKTAPVGAAIGILAETEDEIAEAKAKAAASSGGSAVPAPKMENFAPSQKVDVPPQATVPPASVATPYAKKLAKQHKVDLNKLIGSGPLGRITSEDVERAAGITPATKTNVAAVSEVVPAVAAAAAPPEAFSSFPEVPGSNVVTFSSMQAAVSKNMVESLRVPTFRVGYPIITDALDALYEKVKQNGVTMTALLAKAAATALVQHPVVNATCKDGKSFTYNSGINIAVAVAINGGLITPVLQDADKLDLYMLSQKWKELVDKARAKQLQPHEYNSGTFTLSNLGMFGVDKFDAILPPGQGAIMAVGASKPSVVADNNGFFCVKKQMLVNVTADHRIIYGADLAAFLQTFSKIIENPESLTM; encoded by the exons ATGGCCTCTCTCCTCCGCACTCCGTCACTCTCCTTCTCCACCTCCCTCTCCTCCACTACTCCTCTCATTCGTCCCCCTGCATTCTTTCTCAAACCCTGCTGCTCCTCCCACGTACCTCACATTCATGCCAAGATCCGAGAAATATTCATGCCCGCTCTGAGTTCTACGATGACGGAGGGTAAGATCGTCAGCTGGATTAAATCCGAGGGCGATGTTTTGTCCAAGGGTGAATCCGTTGTCGTTGTCGAATCAGATAAAGCTGATATGGATGTAGAGACTTTCTACGATGGGATATTGGCTGCCATTGTTATCGATGAAGGTAAAACGGCGCCAGTTGGTGCCGCCATTGGGATCTTAGCAGAGACTGAGGATGAAATTGCTGAGGCCAAGGCCAAAGCCGCTGCTTCATCTGGTGGCTCCGCTGTCCCGGCACCAAAAATGGAGAATTTTGCTCCTTCTCAGAAAGTAGATGTTCCACCTCAAGCTACAGTTCCACCTGCTTCGGTTGCGACACCCTATGCTAAGAAATTGGCTAAACAGCATAAGGTGGATTTAAATAAGCTAATCGGATCGGGTCCATTAGGCAGGATAACGTCGGAAGATGTGGAAAGGGCTGCTGGAATTACTCCGGCAACCAAGACCAATGTTGCTGCTGTGTCTGAGGTGGTTCCGGCGGTGGCAGCTGCTGCAGCTCCACCAGAGGCTTTCTCTAGTTTTCCTGAGGTTCCAGGATCCAATGTGGTGACGTTCAGCTCAATGCAGGCTGCCGTTTCGAAGAATATGGTTGAGAGCCTGAGGGTGCCGACTTTCAGAGTCGGATATCCAATCATCACAGATGCTCTGGATGCTCTTTATGAAAAG GTGAAGCAGAACGGTGTAACCATGACTGCTTTGCTAGCAAAAGCTGCAGCAACGGCATTGGTTCAACATCCAGTGGTGAATGCTACGTGTAAAGATGGCAAAAGTTTTACATACAATAGTGGTATAAATATCGCAGTGGCTGTTGCAATTAATGGTGGTTTAATCACTCCAGTTCTTCAAGATGCTGACAAG TTGGATCTCTACATGTTGTCTCAAAAGTGGAAAGAGCTTGTGGATAAGGCTCGGGCGAAGCAACTTCAACCCCATGAGTATAATTCAG GGACTTTCACACTATCAAATTTGGGTATGTTTGGAGTTGATAAATTTGATGCCATCCTCCCCCCTGGCCAG GGAGCTATCATGGCTGTTGGAGCATCTAAGCCCTCTGTTGTCGCCGACAACAATGGATTCTTTTGTGTAAAAAAACAGATGCTG GTGAATGTAACTGCTGATCACCGAATCATCTATGGTGCTGACTTGGCTGCATTCCTTCAAACATTTTCCAAGATCATTGAGAACCCGGAAAGCTTGACAATGTAA
- the LOC140883039 gene encoding protein NRT1/ PTR FAMILY 3.1-like, with amino-acid sequence MKEIMGRNSKTNQGGIITMPFIFANEICEKLAVVGFSSNMISYLTTQLHLPLTQAANTLTNFGGTAAMTPLLGAFVADAFAGRFWTITIASLIYQVGMIILTISTILPTLRPPPCKNDDSCKEADSGQLAILYFSLLLTAFGSGGIRPCVVSFGADQFDENDPEQKMRTWKFFNWYYFCMGASILVANTVIVYIQDNIGWDWGLGIPTVAMAISIVAFIFGYPLYRKMDPVGSPFTRLLQVVVAAYRKRKAAMVSDHSLLYENEEIDAAISVNGKLVHTKNMEFLDKGSIVTEEDNPKAPNLWNLSTSHRVEELKSLIRMGPIWAAGIILITASAQQNTFSLQQAKSMNRHLTKSFQIPAASMSVFTQAFMLTTIIFYDRIFVPLTRRFTGLERGISFLTRMGIGFGISLLATLAAGFIELHRKNTALTNGLIDKPGETIPVSVFWLLPQYSLHGIAEAFMSIGHLEFLYDQAPESMRSTATAFFWLSISLGSYTSTLLVTLVHKYSEGADGSNWLPDDNLNRGKLEYFYWLITLMQLLNLVYYVFCAKFYTLKPLLVRKQEDDREKEDGIEIISHI; translated from the exons ATGAAAGAGATAATGGGCCGAAATTCCAAAACCAATCAGGGCGGTATCATCACTATGCCATTTATATTCG CAAATGAAATATGTGAGAAATTGGCTGTGGTTGGGTTTAGTTCAAACATGATAAGCTACTTAACAACCCAACTACATCTGCCACTCACTCAGGCAGCCAATACTCTCACAAACTTTGGAGGGACTGCAGCCATGACCCCGTTACTCGGAGCCTTCGTCGCCGATGCATTCGCTGGAAGATTTTGGACCATAACGATTGCTTCATTGATATACCAAGTA GGAATGATCATATTGACAATATCAACCATTCTACCTACCTTACGTCCCCCACCTTGCAAAAACGATGATTCTTGCAAGGAGGCTGATTCCGGCCAACTTGCTATACTCTATTTCTCACTGTTACTAACAGCATTTGGTTCCGGTGGAATCCGGCCATGTGTCGTCTCATTCGGGGCGGACCAATTCGACGAAAACGACCCTGAACAAAAGATGAGAACCTGGAAATTCTTCAACTGGTACTATTTTTGTATGGGGGCATCAATCTTGGTAGCAAATACAGTGATTGTTTATATTCAGGATAATATAGGGTGGGACTGGGGACTTGGTATCCCTACTGTTGCCATGGCTATTTCAATAGTTGCATTCATATTTGGATACCCTTTATATCGGAAAATGGACCCAGTCGGCAGCCCATTTACGCGGTTGCTGCAGGTGGTGGTGGCGGCGTACCGGAAGAGGAAGGCTGCGATGGTATCGGATCATAGTTTGCTGTATGAAAACGAGGAGATCGATGCTGCTATCTCTGTTAATGGGAAACTTGTTCACACAAAAAATATGGA GTTCTTGGACAAAGGCAGCATTGTAACAGAAGAAGACAACCCCAAAGCCCCGAATCTATGGAACCTCAGCACCAGCCATCGGGTGGAAGAACTCAAATCCCTGATCCGAATGGGTCCCATTTGGGCCGCCGGAATCATCCTCATCACAGCATCAGCACAGCAAAACACTTTCTCCCTCCAACAAGCCAAGTCCATGAACAGACATCTCACGAAAAGCTTCCAAATCCCAGCTGCATCCATGTCCGTTTTCACTCAAGCCTTCATGCTAACCACCATCATTTTCTACGACCGGATTTTCGTCCCCTTGACTCGTAGATTCACAGGCCTCGAGCGAGGAATCTCTTTCCTGACCCGTATGGGAATCGGGTTCGGAATCTCGTTGTTAGCCACTCTAGCTGCCGGCTTTATAGAACTCCACCGTAAAAACACAGCTCTGACGAATGGTTTGATCGACAAACCTGGAGAAACGATTCCCGTTTCGGTATTTTGGCTGCTGCCTCAGTATAGTCTGCATGGGATAGCCGAAGCTTTCATGTCCATCGGGCATCTCGAGTTTTTGTATGACCAAGCTCCAGAGAGCATGAGAAGCACAGCAACTGCGTTTTTCTGGCTTTCGATTTCTCTGGGAAGTTACACCAGTACCCTTTTGGTTACTCTTGTGCACAAGTACAGCGAAGGGGCAGACGGATCGAACTGGTTGCCAGATGATAATTTGAATAGAGGGAAGTTGGAGTACTTTTACTGGTTGATCACACTTATGCAGCTGCTGAACTTGGTTTACTATGTATTTTGTGCTAAATTCTACACTTTGAAGCCGCTTCTTGTTCGTAAACAAGAAGATGATAGGGAAAAAGAAGATGGGATTGAGATAATTAGCCATATTTAG